The proteins below are encoded in one region of Antennarius striatus isolate MH-2024 chromosome 7, ASM4005453v1, whole genome shotgun sequence:
- the prrg1 gene encoding transmembrane gamma-carboxyglutamic acid protein 1 produces MGSVFLPADAAHSVLRRLRRANFFLEELKQGNIQRECREEICTYEEAREAFENDDKTRVFWEEYVRESSPSGGLETVVGGVHSLYLIVPLLLVVLIIGIIAITVWRCHSHKRSQRSPSLGHSHHDHVLSVVSMDRWGREYHQGDQSELSVPSSPVYQGSELISGRGSAGDPPPTYEEAVGHTDVQIETEPPPQYEDIVNTSSTSVTGGHRK; encoded by the exons ATGGGGAGTG TGTTCCTGCCGGCGGACGCAGCCCACTCGGTGCTGCGACGGCTGCGCAGGGCCAACTTCTttctggaggagctgaagcagGGTAACATCCAGCGGGAGTGTCGAGAGGAGATCTGCACCTATGAGGAGGCTCGGGAGGCGTTTGAGAACGATGACAAGACG AGAGTGTTCTGGGAGGAGTATGTGCGGGAGAGCAGTCCATCTGGGGGGCTGGAGACGGTTGTGGGGGGAGTCCACTCGCTCTACCTGATCGTGCCGTTGCTGCTGGTCGTGCTCATCATTGGCATCATCGCCATCACCGTGTGGCGCTGCCATTCCCACAAGCGTTCACAGCGCAGCCCCAGCTTGGGACACTCGCATCACGACCACGTCCTGTCGGTGGTCTCCATGGACCGCTGGGGGAGGGAGTATCATCAaggtgaccaatcagaactcAGCGTTCCCAGCAGCCCAGTTTATCAAGGTTCGGAGCTCATATCAGGGAGGGGAAGCGCCGGCGACCCGCCGCCAACTTACGAGGAGGCTGTGGGCCACACTGATGTCCAAATAGAGACTGAGCCGCCTCCACAGTACGAGGACATCGTCAACACCAGCTCCACTAGTGTCACCGGTGGGCACAGGAAGTAA
- the cpox gene encoding oxygen-dependent coproporphyrinogen-III oxidase, mitochondrial isoform X2, translating into MSTIVFCSVNNATRTSARRFVMSRLKGRAEPLLKSPATDSLSPPSVPGAPWLTGGTGVRFVSHGAAGRSTSGRSRRGALALSGAAAVAAVAGLLANADHIRQADMATKVVPSAEQKETEGDVSARCRGFMCRPVTDVSELQERSGEMRTRMEMLIMETQAEFCRALEEVDGGTFKVDRWQRKEGGGGITCVMQDGKVFEKAGVNVSVVFGHLTEEAAKQMRSRGKVLKGKDGKLPFCAMGVSSVIHPNNPHIPTVHFNYRYFEVEEEDGSKQWWFGGGTDLTPVYIDKDDAFLFHNTLKEACDKHHPQYYTEFKKWCDRYFYVRHRGETRGIGGIFFDDLDSPSQEEAFEFVKSCARTVVPCYLPIVLRHQNDSFTEEEKDWQQVRRGRYVEFNLVYDRGVKFGLATPGSRIESILMSLPLTARWEYMHEPAEGSREAEMLEALRNPKEWA; encoded by the exons ATGTCGACCATTGTTTTCTGCTCCGTAAACAACGCGACGCGGACGTCCGCCAGAAGATTTGTAATGTCGCGTTTGAAAGGTCGAGCTGAGCCGCTTCTGAAGTCACCGGCGACTGATAGCCTGTCTCCGCCGTCGGTTCCGGGAGCGCCGTGGCTCACCGGAGGCACCGGCGTTCGGTTCGTGTCCCACGGGGCTGCAGGCAGAAGCACATCCGGGCGGAGCAGGAGGGGAGCCCTGGCGCTGAGCGGAGCCGCAGCGGTAGCGGCAGTGGCGGGCTTGTTGGCCAACGCTGATCACATCCGGCAGGCTGACATGGCCACGAAGGTGGTACCGTCGGCGGAGCAGAAGGAGACGGAGGGAGACGTCTCAGCCAGGTGCCGGGGCTTCATGTGCCGCCCGGTGACCGACGTCAGTGAGCTGCAGGAGAGAAGCGGGGAGATGCGGACCAGGATGGAGATGCTCATCATGGAGACGCAGGCCGAGTTCTGCAGAGCCCTGGAGGAGGTGGACGGGGGGACGTTCAAGGTGGACCGGTGGCAGCGGAAGGAAG GTGGTGGTGGGATCACCTGCGTGATGCAGGACGGGAAGGTGTTTGAGAAGGCGGGGGTGAACGTGTCCGTGGTGTTCGGACACCTGACCGAGGAGGCCGCCAAGCAGATGAGGAGCCGAGGGAAGGTCCTGAAAGGCAAAGACG GAAAACTGCCATTCTGTGCCATGGGGGTGAGCTCTGTTATCCATCCCAACAACCCCCACATCCCCACGGTGCACTTCAACTACAGATACTTTGaagtggaagaggaggatg GCTCTAAGCAGTGGTGGTTTGGTGGTGGCACCGACCTGACGCCAGTGTACATCGATAAAGATGATGCTTTTCTGTTCCACAACACCCTGAAGGAGGCCTGTGACAAACACCACCCACAGTACTACACAGAATTCAAGAAATG GTGTGACAGATACTTCTACGTCCGGCACAGAGGGGAGACTCGAGGTATAGGAGGGATCTTCTTTGATGACCTGGACTCCCCCAGCCAGGAAGAAGCGTTTGAATTTGTCAAGAGCTGCGCCCGCACTGTGGTGCCTTGTTACCTACCGATCGTTCTCAGACACCAGAACGACTCCTTCACTGAAGAAGAGAAGGACTGGCAGCAGGTTCGACGAGGAAG GTATGTGGAGTTCAACCTGGTTTATGACAGAGGGGTGAAGTTTGGCTTGGCCACACCTGGATCCAGAATTGAGAGCATCCTCATGTCCCTCCCCCTCACTGCCAG GTGGGAGTACATGCACGAGCCTGCAGAAGGATCCCGAGAGGCTGAGATGCTGGAGGCGTTACGAAACCCCAAGGAGTGGGCTTGA
- the cpox gene encoding oxygen-dependent coproporphyrinogen-III oxidase, mitochondrial isoform X1, giving the protein MSTIVFCSVNNATRTSARRFVMSRLKGRAEPLLKSPATDSLSPPSVPGAPWLTGGTGVRFVSHGAAGRSTSGRSRRGALALSGAAAVAAVAGLLANADHIRQADMATKVVPSAEQKETEGDVSARCRGFMCRPVTDVSELQERSGEMRTRMEMLIMETQAEFCRALEEVDGGTFKVDRWQRKEGQGACGGGITCVMQDGKVFEKAGVNVSVVFGHLTEEAAKQMRSRGKVLKGKDGKLPFCAMGVSSVIHPNNPHIPTVHFNYRYFEVEEEDGSKQWWFGGGTDLTPVYIDKDDAFLFHNTLKEACDKHHPQYYTEFKKWCDRYFYVRHRGETRGIGGIFFDDLDSPSQEEAFEFVKSCARTVVPCYLPIVLRHQNDSFTEEEKDWQQVRRGRYVEFNLVYDRGVKFGLATPGSRIESILMSLPLTARWEYMHEPAEGSREAEMLEALRNPKEWA; this is encoded by the exons ATGTCGACCATTGTTTTCTGCTCCGTAAACAACGCGACGCGGACGTCCGCCAGAAGATTTGTAATGTCGCGTTTGAAAGGTCGAGCTGAGCCGCTTCTGAAGTCACCGGCGACTGATAGCCTGTCTCCGCCGTCGGTTCCGGGAGCGCCGTGGCTCACCGGAGGCACCGGCGTTCGGTTCGTGTCCCACGGGGCTGCAGGCAGAAGCACATCCGGGCGGAGCAGGAGGGGAGCCCTGGCGCTGAGCGGAGCCGCAGCGGTAGCGGCAGTGGCGGGCTTGTTGGCCAACGCTGATCACATCCGGCAGGCTGACATGGCCACGAAGGTGGTACCGTCGGCGGAGCAGAAGGAGACGGAGGGAGACGTCTCAGCCAGGTGCCGGGGCTTCATGTGCCGCCCGGTGACCGACGTCAGTGAGCTGCAGGAGAGAAGCGGGGAGATGCGGACCAGGATGGAGATGCTCATCATGGAGACGCAGGCCGAGTTCTGCAGAGCCCTGGAGGAGGTGGACGGGGGGACGTTCAAGGTGGACCGGTGGCAGCGGAAGGAAGGTCAGGGGGCAT GTGGTGGTGGGATCACCTGCGTGATGCAGGACGGGAAGGTGTTTGAGAAGGCGGGGGTGAACGTGTCCGTGGTGTTCGGACACCTGACCGAGGAGGCCGCCAAGCAGATGAGGAGCCGAGGGAAGGTCCTGAAAGGCAAAGACG GAAAACTGCCATTCTGTGCCATGGGGGTGAGCTCTGTTATCCATCCCAACAACCCCCACATCCCCACGGTGCACTTCAACTACAGATACTTTGaagtggaagaggaggatg GCTCTAAGCAGTGGTGGTTTGGTGGTGGCACCGACCTGACGCCAGTGTACATCGATAAAGATGATGCTTTTCTGTTCCACAACACCCTGAAGGAGGCCTGTGACAAACACCACCCACAGTACTACACAGAATTCAAGAAATG GTGTGACAGATACTTCTACGTCCGGCACAGAGGGGAGACTCGAGGTATAGGAGGGATCTTCTTTGATGACCTGGACTCCCCCAGCCAGGAAGAAGCGTTTGAATTTGTCAAGAGCTGCGCCCGCACTGTGGTGCCTTGTTACCTACCGATCGTTCTCAGACACCAGAACGACTCCTTCACTGAAGAAGAGAAGGACTGGCAGCAGGTTCGACGAGGAAG GTATGTGGAGTTCAACCTGGTTTATGACAGAGGGGTGAAGTTTGGCTTGGCCACACCTGGATCCAGAATTGAGAGCATCCTCATGTCCCTCCCCCTCACTGCCAG GTGGGAGTACATGCACGAGCCTGCAGAAGGATCCCGAGAGGCTGAGATGCTGGAGGCGTTACGAAACCCCAAGGAGTGGGCTTGA